A genome region from Coffea arabica cultivar ET-39 chromosome 7e, Coffea Arabica ET-39 HiFi, whole genome shotgun sequence includes the following:
- the LOC113698511 gene encoding NAC domain-containing protein 104 isoform X2: MGAQCQVIQGRATEKGHWEELDMDEDIVTGAGKKLGIKKYWVFCIDQVQKRIQTNWVMEEYHLFKRHVKKGRDGQKDLGEWVLCRVHHANADSQGIYSVQAGNDEEVELSLLDEVFLSMEDNDDAISFPKLQ, encoded by the exons ATGGGAGCTCAATG CCAAGTGATCCAAGGGCGAGCTACTGAAAAAGGGCACTGGGAAGAACTAGACATGGATGAAGATATAGTCACAGGTGCTGGCAAAAAATTGGGAATCAAGAAATATTGGGTGTTCTGCATTGATCAAGTTCAGAAAAGGATCCAGACTAATTGGGTGATGGAGGAATATCATTTGTTCAAAAGGCATGTCAAAAAAGGGAGGGATGGACAGAAA GATCTCGGTGAATGGGTGCTCTGTCGAGTTCACCATGCAAACGCAGATTCTCAAGGTATTTACAGTGTCCAAGCAGGCAATGATGAAGAAGTTGAGCTCTCACTTTTGGACGAGGTATTTCTCTCAATGGAGGATAATGATGATGCAATAAGCTTTCCCAAACTGCAGTAG
- the LOC113698511 gene encoding NAC domain-containing protein 104 isoform X1, producing the protein MRDSRIILPPGFHFHPTDEELIGYFLHRKVTNLPCNPSIIPELDLCSTDPWELNEKALMSQNQWYFFSQVIQGRATEKGHWEELDMDEDIVTGAGKKLGIKKYWVFCIDQVQKRIQTNWVMEEYHLFKRHVKKGRDGQKDLGEWVLCRVHHANADSQGIYSVQAGNDEEVELSLLDEVFLSMEDNDDAISFPKLQ; encoded by the exons ATGCGAGATAGCAGAATAATCCTTCCTCCTGGTTTTCATTTCCATCCAACCGATGAAGAACTTATTGGTTACTTCCTCCACCGAAAGGTCACCAATTTACCATGCAATCCTAGCATCATCCCTGAGCTGGATCTTTGTTCAACTGATCCATGGGAGCTCAATG AGAAAGCTTTGATGAGCCAAAATCAATGGTATTTCTTCAGCCAAGTGATCCAAGGGCGAGCTACTGAAAAAGGGCACTGGGAAGAACTAGACATGGATGAAGATATAGTCACAGGTGCTGGCAAAAAATTGGGAATCAAGAAATATTGGGTGTTCTGCATTGATCAAGTTCAGAAAAGGATCCAGACTAATTGGGTGATGGAGGAATATCATTTGTTCAAAAGGCATGTCAAAAAAGGGAGGGATGGACAGAAA GATCTCGGTGAATGGGTGCTCTGTCGAGTTCACCATGCAAACGCAGATTCTCAAGGTATTTACAGTGTCCAAGCAGGCAATGATGAAGAAGTTGAGCTCTCACTTTTGGACGAGGTATTTCTCTCAATGGAGGATAATGATGATGCAATAAGCTTTCCCAAACTGCAGTAG